In Acidimicrobiia bacterium, the following are encoded in one genomic region:
- a CDS encoding RNA methyltransferase, which translates to MDREREVGVGPHPRPWPEDPRLDPELLEAGDRRNVVDEYRYWRHESIMADLDGRRHPFHVAVENWEHDFNIGSVVRNANAFMAEAVHIVGKRKWNRRGAMVTDRYQHVHHHPTVHDFVDWAANAEMPIVGIDNLPGAVPIETTRLPSRCALLFGQEGPGLSEEARAAAAFVCSIAQYGSTRSINAGVASGIAMHHWILQHRFGR; encoded by the coding sequence ATGGATCGTGAACGTGAGGTAGGCGTCGGGCCGCACCCGCGGCCGTGGCCCGAGGATCCCCGACTCGATCCGGAGCTTCTCGAGGCCGGCGATCGGCGCAATGTCGTCGACGAATATCGCTACTGGCGACACGAATCGATCATGGCCGACCTCGACGGCCGTCGTCACCCGTTTCATGTGGCGGTCGAGAACTGGGAACACGATTTCAACATCGGCTCGGTCGTGCGCAATGCGAACGCCTTCATGGCCGAAGCAGTGCACATCGTCGGCAAGCGAAAGTGGAATAGGCGGGGGGCGATGGTCACCGACCGCTACCAGCACGTTCACCACCATCCGACGGTTCACGATTTCGTGGATTGGGCGGCGAATGCCGAAATGCCGATCGTGGGCATCGACAACTTGCCCGGTGCGGTTCCCATCGAGACCACCCGGCTTCCGAGCCGGTGTGCGCTGCTCTTCGGTCAGGAAGGGCCGGGTCTGTCCGAGGAGGCTCGGGCAGCGGCCGCGTTCGTCTGTTCGATCGCACAGTACGGTTCGACGCGGTCGATCAATGCGGGCGTGGCTTCCGGGATAGCGATGCACCACTGGATCCTGCAGCACCGCTTCGGCCGCTAG
- the metH gene encoding methionine synthase: MSDYVRAAESRVVVYDGAMGTSIQQAGLGEDDFGGADLEGCNELLNVTRPDLIRRIHASFLDVGVDVVETNSFGGFSVPLAEYRLEHRVHELNLAAARLAREVADDYSTGDRKRWVAGSIGPGTKFPTLGQIRFADLRDAYEEQAAALLEGGVDLFIIETQFDLLGLKAAMIGARRAMRSAGREVPVQAQVTIEATGRMLPGTEIGAALAAVDPLRPDVFGLNCATGPAEMAEHIRYLSERARMPIAVIPNAGLPEVIEGAMCYNLSPEELADHHVRFITEFGVSVVGGCCGTTPEHLHRVVEAVSDLDVLPRAARHEPGAASTYSFAPFRQETSFLIIGERTNANGSKKFREALLAEDWDGCVQMGKEQVKEGAHLVDLCVDYVGRDGRADMDRLASRFATEVSVPLVLDSTEPEVMEAGLQRIGGRAVLNSANLEDGDHPNSRFDRVMSLARDYGAAVVCLLIDENGQARDVEWKMRVAHRIHRLAVERYGLEPGDLIFDPLTFPLTTGDDALRRDAIATLEAVRRIKVELPGTFTSLGISNVSFGLKLAARHVLNSVFLHEALGAGLDGAILHAARVIPLHRIPEDRREAALDLVYDRRRAGYDPLERVLELFADATTTAVEKEDRSEWPIERRLEYRIVEGDRDGLTDDLDTALRSRSAVDIINNILLAGMKTVGELFATGDMQLPFVLQSAETMKASVGYLEPHIDATGHTGRGSIVLATVKGDVHDIGKNLVDIILTNNGYTVHNLGIKVGIADMIDKALEVNADAIGMSGLLVKSTLIMRENLIELHERGLAHLPVILGGAALTRSYVERDLRQAYPGPLFYGKDAFAGLAVMERIAGDEHLTDAEFGRRPEGRRLPARQPRKDAETQARTRSPEVDGDNHIFTPPFLGSRVVKGIPLDEIGEYLNETALFRNQWHFRPEAGEDDAAFKDRIRPVLREQLDRAKRNNLLIPQVVYGFFAVNSDGNDLIVWQDARRNREMARFSFPRQTSSPFMCIADFHRPTDEGLDYAAFHIATIGDRASVRAAELFAAHRYEEYLLLHGLAVEMAESLAEYWHHRIRTEWGFVDEDGPSLTGLFRQKYRGGRYSWGYPACPDLEDNETVALLLGADRIGVSVGEDTGWQYQPEQTTSAIICHHPQAKYFIAR; the protein is encoded by the coding sequence GTGAGCGACTACGTACGGGCAGCCGAATCCAGAGTCGTGGTCTACGACGGTGCAATGGGCACCTCGATCCAACAGGCCGGTCTCGGTGAGGACGACTTCGGAGGCGCCGACCTCGAAGGCTGCAACGAGCTGCTCAACGTGACGCGACCCGACCTGATTCGCCGGATCCATGCCTCATTCCTGGATGTCGGCGTCGATGTCGTCGAGACGAACAGCTTCGGCGGGTTCTCCGTGCCGCTCGCCGAGTACCGGCTCGAGCATCGCGTTCATGAGCTCAACCTGGCGGCAGCACGACTGGCCCGAGAGGTCGCAGACGACTATTCGACCGGAGATCGCAAACGCTGGGTTGCCGGGTCGATCGGACCCGGGACGAAGTTCCCGACCCTCGGCCAGATCAGGTTCGCGGATCTCAGGGATGCCTATGAAGAGCAAGCCGCAGCTCTCCTCGAGGGCGGAGTGGACCTCTTCATCATCGAAACCCAGTTCGACCTGCTCGGCCTGAAAGCCGCCATGATCGGAGCAAGGCGTGCAATGCGATCGGCCGGGAGAGAGGTCCCGGTCCAGGCGCAGGTGACCATCGAAGCGACCGGCCGAATGCTGCCCGGCACGGAAATCGGCGCGGCACTCGCCGCTGTCGATCCTCTGCGCCCTGATGTGTTCGGCCTGAACTGCGCGACCGGCCCGGCAGAGATGGCGGAGCACATCCGCTATCTGTCGGAACGGGCGCGTATGCCGATAGCGGTCATCCCGAACGCAGGGCTTCCGGAGGTGATCGAGGGTGCCATGTGCTACAACCTCTCGCCGGAGGAGCTGGCCGATCACCACGTCCGGTTCATCACCGAGTTCGGTGTCTCGGTGGTCGGGGGATGCTGCGGCACGACGCCCGAGCATCTGCACAGGGTCGTCGAGGCAGTGTCCGACCTGGACGTCCTCCCCCGTGCGGCCCGGCACGAACCCGGCGCCGCCTCGACATACTCGTTCGCTCCCTTTCGCCAGGAGACATCGTTTCTGATCATCGGGGAGCGGACCAACGCCAACGGATCGAAGAAGTTCAGGGAAGCGCTGCTCGCCGAAGACTGGGACGGCTGCGTGCAGATGGGAAAGGAACAGGTCAAGGAGGGCGCCCATCTCGTCGACCTCTGCGTCGACTACGTCGGTCGCGATGGGAGAGCCGACATGGACCGGCTGGCCTCGCGCTTTGCCACCGAGGTGAGTGTGCCGCTGGTACTGGATTCCACCGAACCGGAGGTGATGGAGGCAGGCCTTCAACGGATCGGTGGAAGGGCGGTTCTCAACTCTGCCAACCTCGAGGACGGCGATCATCCGAATTCGCGGTTCGACAGGGTGATGTCGCTGGCTCGGGACTACGGAGCTGCCGTCGTCTGTCTGCTCATCGATGAGAACGGGCAGGCGCGAGACGTCGAATGGAAGATGCGCGTCGCCCACCGCATCCACCGCCTCGCCGTCGAACGCTACGGGCTCGAACCGGGCGATCTGATCTTCGACCCGCTCACGTTTCCGCTGACAACGGGCGACGACGCCCTGCGCCGCGACGCGATTGCAACGCTCGAGGCAGTCAGGCGAATCAAAGTCGAACTGCCCGGAACCTTCACCAGCCTCGGCATTTCCAACGTTTCGTTTGGATTGAAGCTGGCGGCCCGCCACGTACTCAACTCGGTGTTCCTCCATGAGGCACTCGGGGCCGGGCTGGACGGCGCCATCCTCCATGCGGCCCGGGTGATACCTCTCCACAGGATCCCGGAGGATCGGAGGGAAGCCGCCCTGGATCTCGTCTACGACCGCCGGCGCGCCGGATACGATCCGCTCGAGCGCGTCCTGGAGCTTTTCGCCGACGCGACCACGACGGCAGTCGAGAAGGAGGACCGCAGCGAATGGCCGATCGAGCGACGCCTCGAATACCGCATCGTCGAAGGCGACCGCGACGGACTCACCGATGACCTGGATACGGCGCTCCGGAGCCGTAGTGCAGTGGACATCATCAACAACATCCTCCTGGCCGGCATGAAGACTGTGGGTGAGCTGTTCGCGACAGGTGATATGCAGCTGCCCTTCGTGCTGCAATCGGCAGAGACTATGAAGGCGTCGGTCGGCTATCTGGAACCGCACATCGACGCAACCGGTCACACCGGCCGGGGGTCGATCGTCCTGGCAACGGTCAAGGGTGACGTGCACGACATCGGGAAGAACCTCGTCGACATCATCCTCACCAACAACGGGTACACGGTCCACAATCTCGGCATCAAGGTCGGCATCGCCGACATGATCGACAAAGCCCTCGAAGTGAACGCCGATGCAATCGGGATGAGCGGCCTTCTCGTGAAATCGACCCTGATCATGCGAGAAAACCTGATCGAACTGCACGAACGGGGATTGGCCCACCTTCCCGTCATCTTGGGTGGCGCTGCTCTGACCAGGAGCTACGTCGAACGCGATCTCCGCCAGGCCTATCCGGGACCGCTCTTCTACGGCAAGGACGCTTTCGCCGGGCTGGCGGTCATGGAGCGGATCGCAGGAGACGAACACCTGACGGATGCCGAGTTCGGCCGCAGGCCTGAGGGGCGTCGGCTGCCCGCCAGGCAGCCGAGGAAGGATGCGGAGACGCAAGCACGGACTCGCTCGCCCGAGGTGGACGGCGACAACCACATCTTCACTCCCCCGTTCCTCGGGTCGAGAGTCGTCAAGGGAATCCCCCTTGACGAAATCGGCGAATACCTGAACGAAACCGCCCTCTTCAGAAACCAGTGGCACTTCCGCCCCGAAGCCGGTGAAGACGACGCGGCTTTCAAGGACCGCATTCGCCCGGTGCTTCGTGAGCAGCTCGATCGGGCGAAACGCAACAACCTCCTGATTCCGCAAGTCGTGTACGGCTTCTTTGCAGTGAACTCAGACGGCAACGACCTCATCGTCTGGCAAGACGCCCGGCGGAACCGCGAGATGGCCAGGTTCTCGTTCCCACGTCAAACGAGCAGCCCCTTCATGTGTATCGCCGACTTCCACCGCCCGACCGACGAAGGGCTCGACTACGCGGCATTTCACATTGCAACCATCGGTGATCGAGCCTCGGTGCGAGCGGCCGAGCTGTTCGCCGCCCACCGTTATGAGGAGTACCTGTTGCTCCACGGTCTGGCCGTTGAAATGGCGGAGTCACTTGCCGAGTACTGGCACCATCGAATCAGGACCGAGTGGGGTTTCGTCGACGAGGACGGTCCCTCTCTCACGGGGCTCTTCCGGCAGAAGTATCGCGGGGGAAGGTACTCATGGGGCTACCCGGCCTGTCCCGATCTCGAAGACAATGAAACCGTCGCCCTCCTCCTGGGAGCCGACCGAATCGGGGTCTCGGTCGGGGAAGACACCGGCTGGCAATATCAGCCCGAGCAGACCACCTCGGCCATCATCTGCCACCACCCGCAGGCGAAGTACTTCATCGCCCGCTGA
- the metZ gene encoding O-succinylhomoserine sulfhydrylase: MDDWRPKTRQVRGGHERTAFGETAEGIFMTSGFVYESAEEAAAVFSGEAEGYVYTRYGNPTISTFEERLRLLDGAEACRATASGMAAVFAAVACDASAGDRIVASRALFGSTVAVLGRLLARWGIETTFVDGRDLESWERAMERSPKFVYLETPSNPMLELVDIAAVSELAHAAGARVIVDNVFATPVLQRPLELGADIVVYSTTKHLDGQGRTLGGAVLGTAEFIDGPLQEFQRHTGPSISPFNAWVVAKSLETLDLRVREQSRSAAALAAFLDGAPVVSRVLYPTADGHPQADLARRQMEAGGSMVSVEIDGGRAAAFRFMNRLRLFDISNNLGDAKSLSTHPATTTHSRLTPQERQAMGISDSLVRLSVGLEDLLDLEADLAGALEL, from the coding sequence ATGGATGACTGGAGACCCAAGACCCGGCAGGTCCGAGGCGGGCACGAGCGGACGGCCTTCGGCGAGACGGCCGAAGGCATATTCATGACATCTGGATTCGTCTATGAGTCTGCGGAGGAAGCTGCCGCGGTCTTCAGCGGGGAAGCCGAGGGCTACGTCTACACGCGCTACGGGAACCCGACGATCTCGACATTCGAAGAGCGGCTTCGGCTACTCGACGGGGCCGAAGCATGCCGGGCGACCGCCAGCGGAATGGCCGCAGTCTTCGCAGCCGTTGCGTGCGACGCGAGCGCCGGCGATCGTATCGTCGCCTCTCGCGCACTGTTCGGGTCTACGGTCGCGGTACTCGGACGGCTGCTGGCACGCTGGGGAATCGAGACCACTTTCGTCGACGGTCGCGATCTCGAATCGTGGGAGCGTGCGATGGAGCGTTCCCCGAAGTTCGTGTATCTCGAGACTCCGTCCAACCCGATGCTCGAACTCGTCGATATCGCAGCTGTATCCGAACTGGCGCACGCCGCCGGAGCGCGGGTCATCGTCGATAACGTCTTCGCAACCCCGGTCTTGCAGCGTCCGCTCGAACTGGGTGCCGACATCGTCGTCTACTCGACGACCAAGCACCTCGACGGGCAGGGTCGCACACTGGGCGGAGCGGTTCTGGGTACGGCCGAGTTCATCGATGGCCCGCTACAGGAGTTCCAGCGTCACACCGGCCCATCGATTAGTCCATTCAATGCCTGGGTGGTGGCGAAGAGCCTCGAGACTCTCGACCTCCGCGTCCGCGAGCAATCCAGGAGCGCCGCCGCGCTGGCCGCTTTCCTCGACGGGGCGCCGGTGGTCAGCCGCGTCTTGTACCCGACCGCCGACGGGCATCCACAGGCTGACCTGGCCCGCCGTCAGATGGAGGCGGGCGGGTCGATGGTGTCTGTTGAGATAGACGGAGGTCGGGCCGCAGCCTTCCGGTTCATGAACCGGCTCCGCTTGTTTGACATATCGAACAACCTCGGGGACGCGAAGAGCCTGTCGACTCACCCGGCGACGACCACCCACTCCCGGCTCACTCCACAGGAGCGGCAGGCGATGGGCATCTCCGATTCGCTGGTGCGCCTTTCCGTGGGGCTCGAGGACCTGCTGGATCTCGAGGCAGATCTGGCCGGGGCGCTGGAGCTCTGA
- a CDS encoding S41 family peptidase, with protein sequence MRFRIPVLLALSIAVAACSSGVTSTTGGSVAPSTSSSSSTTGTADTQSESTSAAGTDLLITNCDEPTADFEPFCDAYNLIRGHFVDDADDALLAAGALEGLETLESEGTGGPRDRITCSEPSEAFESFCESLVDELESGDSSLGEVIEAAIAGMVAIGLDDPYSVYLSPSALENFRIDTSGSVEGIGALVRGEEITDPDGEGCSLLSDTCHMVIVQPLDGSPAEAAGIESGDYVVSVDGEGVEGKLLDEIVAIVRGPAGTEVTLGIERGGELLEFTVTRAAITVPNVEFDVLDSGAGYLRLVTFASNADEAIREAIRELLAAGVTDIIFDLRSDPGGSLDAAVNIASEFLEDGLVVVTEAPGDRLEYPVQSGGLATSTDIGLAVLVDRASASASEVVAGVLQETGRATIVGEVTFGKNTVQQQFNLDNGGAIKLTIARWLTPEGKDLGDGVHPDILIEFDTDAESDPWIDAALEALGY encoded by the coding sequence ATGCGCTTCCGGATCCCCGTATTGCTGGCTCTTTCGATCGCCGTCGCGGCATGCTCTTCGGGCGTCACTTCGACCACCGGCGGTTCGGTCGCCCCGTCGACCTCTTCAAGCAGCTCAACCACCGGCACGGCCGACACCCAGTCGGAGTCGACGTCGGCTGCCGGTACCGATCTTCTGATTACCAACTGCGATGAGCCCACCGCCGATTTCGAGCCATTCTGCGACGCCTACAACCTGATCAGAGGGCACTTCGTGGACGATGCCGACGACGCACTGCTGGCTGCCGGTGCCCTGGAGGGGTTGGAAACGCTGGAGTCGGAAGGCACCGGCGGACCTCGCGACAGAATCACCTGCTCCGAGCCGAGTGAAGCTTTCGAGTCCTTCTGCGAGTCGCTGGTGGATGAGCTCGAGAGCGGAGATTCCAGCCTCGGCGAAGTCATCGAGGCCGCCATCGCAGGCATGGTCGCGATAGGACTCGACGACCCCTACAGCGTCTATCTCTCTCCTTCTGCGCTGGAGAACTTCAGAATCGATACCTCCGGAAGCGTTGAGGGCATCGGCGCCTTGGTCCGCGGCGAAGAGATAACCGACCCGGACGGGGAGGGCTGCTCCCTGCTATCCGATACCTGTCACATGGTCATAGTCCAGCCGCTCGACGGCAGCCCGGCGGAAGCCGCCGGCATCGAATCGGGCGACTATGTCGTTTCGGTGGACGGCGAGGGCGTCGAAGGCAAGCTTCTCGACGAGATCGTGGCCATCGTGCGAGGGCCGGCCGGGACCGAGGTGACCCTCGGCATCGAAAGGGGTGGTGAGCTGCTCGAGTTCACCGTGACCAGGGCCGCTATCACCGTGCCCAACGTTGAATTCGATGTGCTCGACTCAGGAGCTGGTTATCTCCGCCTGGTGACCTTCGCCAGCAACGCGGATGAAGCGATTCGCGAGGCGATCCGCGAGTTGCTTGCCGCCGGGGTGACCGACATCATCTTCGATCTGCGCAGCGACCCAGGCGGATCTCTGGACGCGGCCGTGAACATCGCCAGCGAGTTCCTGGAAGACGGCCTGGTTGTCGTCACCGAAGCACCGGGAGACCGGCTGGAGTATCCGGTCCAGAGCGGCGGGCTCGCAACAAGCACCGACATCGGACTGGCCGTTCTCGTCGACCGGGCCAGCGCCAGCGCGTCGGAGGTAGTTGCCGGCGTCCTCCAGGAGACGGGCCGGGCGACGATCGTTGGCGAGGTGACCTTCGGAAAGAACACGGTGCAGCAACAGTTCAACCTGGACAACGGCGGGGCTATCAAGTTGACCATCGCCCGCTGGTTGACACCCGAAGGGAAGGATCTCGGCGATGGGGTTCATCCGGACATCTTGATCGAGTTCGACACAGATGCCGAGTCGGACCCGTGGATCGACGCTGCTCTGGAAGCCCTGGGCTACTGA
- the msrA gene encoding peptide-methionine (S)-S-oxide reductase MsrA → MAWFRREETPNNENSLPGRSEPIRVPETHYVNGNRIVPPFPDGLETAVFGMGCFWGAERGFWQTDGVYSTAAGYAGGSTPNPTYEETCTGRTGHAEVVLVVFDPAAVGYDRLLGVFWEGHNPTQGMRQGNDVGTQYRSAVYATSDEQLEAAKRSRDRYQAELTAHGHGEITTEIAPAGEFYYAEEYHQQYLGKNPGGYCGLGGTGVACPTGLT, encoded by the coding sequence GTGGCCTGGTTCCGGCGCGAAGAAACACCGAACAACGAGAACTCTCTTCCGGGTCGTTCTGAGCCGATCCGTGTGCCGGAGACCCACTACGTGAACGGGAACCGGATCGTTCCTCCGTTTCCGGACGGGCTGGAAACCGCCGTGTTCGGCATGGGATGCTTCTGGGGGGCCGAACGCGGCTTCTGGCAGACCGACGGGGTGTACTCGACGGCTGCGGGCTACGCGGGCGGATCGACCCCAAATCCCACCTATGAGGAGACATGCACGGGGCGGACCGGTCACGCGGAAGTCGTGCTGGTCGTGTTCGATCCGGCGGCGGTCGGCTACGACCGGCTGCTCGGGGTGTTCTGGGAAGGTCACAACCCGACTCAGGGTATGCGGCAGGGCAACGATGTAGGGACCCAATACCGCTCGGCGGTCTACGCCACCTCCGATGAGCAACTCGAAGCCGCCAAACGGTCACGTGATCGATATCAAGCGGAACTCACGGCGCACGGACACGGGGAGATCACCACGGAGATTGCTCCCGCGGGTGAGTTCTATTACGCCGAGGAGTATCACCAGCAATACCTGGGCAAGAACCCGGGCGGCTATTGCGGGTTGGGTGGCACGGGCGTTGCATGCCCGACCGGCCTGACCTGA
- a CDS encoding DUF1475 family protein, producing the protein MMKWIGLAAFVVMLGMISYGFVSGDGFTTEGGLLMDLAWGRVTLVDLYVALAIIGAWIVKREGWRRATPWLAGLVVGGSLTAGLYLLKASRDSGLALPFREQ; encoded by the coding sequence ATGATGAAATGGATTGGCCTAGCGGCTTTCGTTGTGATGCTCGGCATGATCTCCTACGGGTTTGTATCCGGAGACGGATTCACCACGGAAGGCGGATTGCTCATGGATCTCGCCTGGGGTCGGGTCACGCTCGTCGACCTGTATGTGGCCTTGGCCATCATCGGGGCATGGATCGTCAAGAGGGAAGGGTGGCGAAGGGCTACTCCCTGGCTGGCCGGGCTCGTGGTCGGCGGAAGCCTGACGGCCGGGCTCTACCTCCTGAAAGCCTCACGAGATTCGGGGCTCGCCCTCCCATTTAGGGAGCAATAG
- a CDS encoding YbaK/EbsC family protein gives MPVQPEVLSYLGRLGFEFEALDCDPELADTAAFCLNYGYAPETAANTIVVASKRPPGEFVACLVLATTRLDVNGKVRETTGWKKASFAPAEETSRLTGMAIGGVTPFALPPEVPLFIDSAVMDRPWVIVGAGSRSAKLRIEPADLVRLPGAVVVPGLANPAV, from the coding sequence ATGCCGGTTCAACCAGAAGTCCTCTCATATCTCGGTCGACTCGGCTTCGAGTTTGAAGCACTCGATTGCGACCCCGAGCTGGCCGATACGGCGGCCTTTTGCCTCAACTACGGCTATGCGCCGGAGACGGCCGCCAACACGATCGTGGTTGCTTCGAAACGGCCGCCCGGCGAGTTCGTTGCGTGTCTGGTTCTGGCGACGACCAGGCTGGACGTGAACGGAAAAGTGCGTGAGACCACGGGATGGAAGAAGGCGAGCTTCGCTCCGGCCGAGGAGACCTCCCGGCTGACCGGGATGGCGATCGGAGGGGTCACGCCGTTCGCGTTGCCACCTGAGGTGCCGCTGTTCATCGACTCCGCGGTGATGGATCGACCGTGGGTCATCGTCGGCGCGGGTAGCAGGTCCGCCAAACTGAGGATCGAACCCGCGGATCTGGTTCGATTGCCCGGCGCAGTGGTAGTCCCCGGTCTGGCCAATCCGGCCGTGTAG
- a CDS encoding histidine phosphatase family protein, whose protein sequence is MKRLILLRHAKSDWEAGFDSDHSRPLSERGMRSARAIGTALTRSGEIPDLVISSSALRAQSTAFLAADTGGWDCEIRITEELYGTSPGNVLSIVKDTPVGVSRLMMVGHEPTWSTTSGVLIGGGRVRVRTGCAVAIDLTSWSLAEPGRGELAWMLTPRLFTDGTWQI, encoded by the coding sequence ATGAAGCGACTGATCCTCCTCCGCCACGCCAAATCCGATTGGGAGGCCGGATTCGACTCCGATCACTCTCGCCCTCTGAGCGAACGGGGCATGCGATCTGCCAGAGCGATCGGCACGGCGCTGACACGCTCGGGGGAGATCCCGGATCTGGTGATCTCCTCATCCGCCCTGCGCGCCCAGTCGACGGCGTTCCTGGCCGCCGACACGGGCGGATGGGATTGCGAGATTCGAATAACGGAAGAGCTGTACGGCACCTCACCCGGCAACGTCCTGAGCATCGTCAAGGACACTCCAGTGGGCGTCTCCCGGCTGATGATGGTCGGACACGAGCCGACCTGGTCGACAACCTCCGGGGTGCTGATCGGAGGCGGCAGGGTGCGGGTCCGCACAGGTTGCGCAGTCGCGATCGACCTGACCTCCTGGTCGCTGGCAGAACCGGGAAGAGGCGAGCTGGCCTGGATGCTCACACCGCGGCTCTTCACGGACGGCACCTGGCAGATCTAG